CGTCGTGTCGTCCCTCGCGCTGACCGCGCCCGTCTCCCACGCGGCCCCCAAGCCGTCCCCGAGTACGAGCCCGTCGGCCACTCCCCCGGCGGGCATGTCGACCGTGGGCGGCGAGCGGCTCGGGCAGGCCGGCACCCAGGTCAACCTGGCGAGCGGCGTCCCGGTGCTGCCCAAGGACCTCACCGCGCGGTCCTGGGTCATCGCCGACGCCGAGTCCGGCGATGTGCTCGCCGCGCACAACGCGCACTGGCGGCTTCCTCCCGCGAGCACCATGAAGATGCTGTTCGCCGACACGGTGCTGCCGAAGTTCCCCAAGAGCGTCGAGCACAAGGTCGTGCCGTCCGACCTCGTGGACGTCGGCGCGGGCTCCAGCATGGTCGGGATAAAGGAGGGCGAGACCTACAGCGTCCACGACCTGTGGCTCGGGGTCTTCCTGCGTTCCGGCAACGACGCCGTGCACGTGCTGTCGAAGATGAACGGCGGAATCGACAACACCGTCAAGGAGATGAACGAGCACGCCGAGGAGCTCCAGGCCCTCGACACCAACGCGGTGTCCCCCGACGGCTACGACGCTCCCCACCAGGTCTCCTCCGCGTACGACCTGACCCTGATCGCCCGCTCCGGGCTCCAGAAGAAGGACTTCCGCGAGTACTGCTCGACGGTCACCGCGAAGTTCCCGGGCTCGACGTCGAAGAAGAAGGGCAAGTCGGTCCGCGAGACCTTCGAGATCCAGAACACCAACCGGCTGCTGGCCGGCGACAGCGACATCCCCGTGTACCAGGGCATCGCGGGCGTCAAGAACGGCAACACCACGAACGCCGGAGCCACCTTCACGGGCGTGGCCGAGCGCAACGGCAAGGTGCTGCTCGTCACGGTCATGAACCCGGAGAAGAGCGAGCACAACGAGGTCTACAAGGAGACCGCGCGGCTCTTCGACTGGGGCTTCAAGGCCGCCGGGAAGGTGCAGCCGGTGGGTGAGCTGGTGCCGCCGAAGAGCGCGGCGCAGGCCAGCGCGCAGCCGGGCTCGAACAACTCCGGGGAGGCCGGTGGCACCGGGGACGCGGAGAAGTCGTCGAAGTCGGCGGTCGGCGCCTCGGCCGCGAGCGGTTCGACCGGCATCGGGGTGGCGCTCGGGATCACCGGCGGGGCGCTGGTGCTGCTCGCCGCGGGCGTGTTCCTGATCAACCGCCGCTGGCCGCTGCCCGACCTGGTGCGCCGTCGGGGTCGTTCCTGACGCCGGACTTCGCGGATTCGGCGGCCGGGCCCTCGGTTCCGGCCGCCGAGTCCTCGGTGGCCGCCGTCTCGTCCTCTGTTTCGGCCCTCTCGCCCTCGACCTCGGTCTCCTTGTTCCCCGTCGCCGTCCAGGCGGCGCAGAACACCACCAGCTTCGCGGTGAAGTTGATCCACAGCAGCAGGGCGACCGGTACGCCGAACGCCCCGTACATGCTCTTCGTGGCCACGCCCTGCATATAGCCGCTGAGCAGCAGCTTCAGCAGTTCGAACCCGATCGCGCCGATCAGTGCGGCCACGAACAGCCGGCGGCGTGGCGGCTCGACACCGGGCAGCAGGGTCAGGACGTAGAGCAGCAGCAGGAAGTTCGCGAGCACGGCGACGAGGAACGCTGCGATCTGCAGCAGGACCCCGCCCCAGCCGCCCTCGTCGATGCCCAGCTGCCGGGTGATCCAGCCGACCAGGGCGGAGGCGACGGTGGACGCCGCGATGGTCACGAGCACGGCGCCGCCGAAGCCGACCAGGACGCCCGCGTCCTTGACCTTGTGCAGGACGGGGTTCTCCTCGGGGTCTGGCAGCTCCCACACCGCGCGCAGGCACTCGCGCATGGAGGTGACCCAGCCGATGCCGGTGACCAGCAGCAGGGCGCCCGCGATGAGTCCGACCGTGCCGGCGTTCTCGACGAGGCCGCTGATGTTGAGCTGGTCGGCGATGCCGGGCACCTGGTCGGCGAGCTTGTCCTCGAGTTTGTCCTGCTGGTCCTGGCTGAGCGTCGCGGCGGCGATCGCCGCGGCCAGCGTGAGCAGCGGGAACAGCGCGATGAAGCTGGTGAAGGTCATCGCGGCGGCCAGCCGTGTCCACTTCACCCGATCCATGCGCTCGTACGACCGCCACGCGTGCGTGGCCATCAGCCGGGTCACCGCGGACCCGACGACGGGAAGTCTCTTCAGCCAGTCCATGATCCGACTCTGCCCTCCGCAGGGAAGACCAATGTCCGTGTGCCCCAAAACCGCAGGACTGTAGCCGGCGCCATGCCGATTCCCGCTCCCGAGACCGTGTCCGCGAGCTGGGAGGTGAGGCCGAGGCCTATGGGGGTCCCCCCGCTCGAGCGAAACCGAGAGTGGGGGAGGCTCAGGGTGAGGCACAGCAGCTGTACGACTGCTCCGGCTGCGTTCACCGCGAAGAAGGCGGCGTAGGGGCGCCCAGGCCCCGGCCGCGGGCGTGGCGGTAGGTGCCGCGCGCGTTCCCGGCGTAGGCGACGGTGCAGCCGGCCACGAAGGAGACGGCCTTCGCCGTGAGGGGGTCGAGGGCCAGCGGTTTTCGGGCCAGCGGTTTCCGGGCTGGCGGTTTCCTGGCCGCCCTGTCGTGTCGGGCACGCGCGCGTGCCTACCAATTGGCCACCGCCATGCCGTACATCGCCAGCCACACCACCCCGATGACGGCGAGCGCACGGTCGCGCAGGACGACCTCCTCGGGCTCGCCCGCGGTGCCGCGGTCGGCGAACACGGCGTAGCGCAGGATCGCGAGGACGAAGGCGACCATGGACAGCTGGCGCCAGGGCAGCAGCCCGGTGTGCGGGACGCCGCCCTCCTCCACGGCCCACAGGCAGTAGCCGAGGACGGCGACGCCGGCCGCCAACTGCCAGACGAAGCGCAGGTATCCGGCGGTG
The DNA window shown above is from Streptomyces chartreusis and carries:
- a CDS encoding YihY/virulence factor BrkB family protein yields the protein MDWLKRLPVVGSAVTRLMATHAWRSYERMDRVKWTRLAAAMTFTSFIALFPLLTLAAAIAAATLSQDQQDKLEDKLADQVPGIADQLNISGLVENAGTVGLIAGALLLVTGIGWVTSMRECLRAVWELPDPEENPVLHKVKDAGVLVGFGGAVLVTIAASTVASALVGWITRQLGIDEGGWGGVLLQIAAFLVAVLANFLLLLYVLTLLPGVEPPRRRLFVAALIGAIGFELLKLLLSGYMQGVATKSMYGAFGVPVALLLWINFTAKLVVFCAAWTATGNKETEVEGERAETEDETAATEDSAAGTEGPAAESAKSGVRNDPDGAPGRAAASGG
- a CDS encoding D-alanyl-D-alanine carboxypeptidase family protein produces the protein MPAPMKTARRALLVASAVVSSLALTAPVSHAAPKPSPSTSPSATPPAGMSTVGGERLGQAGTQVNLASGVPVLPKDLTARSWVIADAESGDVLAAHNAHWRLPPASTMKMLFADTVLPKFPKSVEHKVVPSDLVDVGAGSSMVGIKEGETYSVHDLWLGVFLRSGNDAVHVLSKMNGGIDNTVKEMNEHAEELQALDTNAVSPDGYDAPHQVSSAYDLTLIARSGLQKKDFREYCSTVTAKFPGSTSKKKGKSVRETFEIQNTNRLLAGDSDIPVYQGIAGVKNGNTTNAGATFTGVAERNGKVLLVTVMNPEKSEHNEVYKETARLFDWGFKAAGKVQPVGELVPPKSAAQASAQPGSNNSGEAGGTGDAEKSSKSAVGASAASGSTGIGVALGITGGALVLLAAGVFLINRRWPLPDLVRRRGRS